One genomic segment of Pseudomonas sp. p1(2021b) includes these proteins:
- a CDS encoding cation diffusion facilitator family transporter yields the protein MGKPFFDLASEQGVLRTSIAVTLFIAVIGIAFGLASGSFSIVFDGVYSLVDASMSGLSLVVVKLITSHARAERMSRKLRERFTMGFWHLEPMVLALNGILLTGVAAYALINAISSLLEGGRDLEFGVALIYAAVTVVACLAIAIAEARANRTLGSDFVRMDVKGWVMSASITAALLVAFCFGYLVQGTEWAWLSPYIDPAVLALVCLVIIPLPMSVVRQALADMFLVTPSDLKQHVDDVAQAFVGRHGLQSYRAYVAKVGRSREIELYFIVPTTMAARTIAEWDALRDEIGEAIGGEGPDRWLTVVFTGDPEWAE from the coding sequence ATGGGAAAACCGTTTTTCGACCTGGCGAGCGAACAGGGCGTGCTGCGCACGTCCATCGCCGTCACTTTGTTCATCGCCGTGATCGGCATCGCCTTCGGCCTGGCGTCAGGCTCGTTCTCGATCGTCTTCGATGGTGTCTATTCGCTGGTGGACGCCAGCATGAGCGGGTTGTCGCTGGTGGTGGTCAAGCTGATCACCTCCCACGCCCGTGCCGAGCGCATGTCGCGCAAGCTGCGCGAGCGCTTCACCATGGGCTTCTGGCACCTGGAGCCGATGGTCCTGGCGCTCAACGGCATCCTGCTGACCGGCGTGGCGGCCTACGCCCTGATCAACGCCATCAGCAGCCTGCTCGAAGGCGGCCGCGACCTGGAATTCGGTGTCGCCCTGATCTATGCCGCAGTCACCGTCGTCGCCTGCCTGGCCATCGCCATCGCCGAGGCCCGCGCCAACCGCACGCTGGGCTCGGACTTCGTGCGCATGGACGTCAAAGGCTGGGTGATGTCTGCCAGCATCACCGCCGCCCTGCTGGTCGCCTTCTGCTTCGGCTACCTGGTGCAGGGCACCGAGTGGGCCTGGCTTTCGCCTTACATCGACCCGGCCGTGCTGGCCCTGGTGTGCCTGGTGATCATCCCGCTGCCGATGTCGGTGGTGCGCCAGGCGCTTGCGGACATGTTCCTGGTCACCCCGAGCGACCTCAAGCAGCACGTCGATGACGTGGCCCAAGCCTTCGTCGGGCGTCACGGCCTGCAGTCATACCGCGCCTATGTGGCCAAGGTCGGTCGCTCGCGGGAGATCGAGCTGTACTTCATCGTGCCGACGACCATGGCCGCCCGCACCATCGCCGAGTGGGACGCCCTGCGCGACGAGATCGGCGAAGCCATCGGCGGCGAAGGGCCGGACCGTTGGCTCACGGTGGTATTCACCGGCGATCCGGAATGGGCCGAATAG
- a CDS encoding YdgA family protein, whose protein sequence is MKKSVGILSGLAIAIALATTAGAWYTGKQLPVELERSVAQGNEELKKAMAGTGGSMTVELVSLEQHFFTSTAHYRLKAQNVWLGEGEPLNFDLGVTDQIEHGPFPWSRVKRLNLAPVMATSNSQLDKDDFTASWFAAAGDQSPVTGQVSLGYDGSLSSDIRLAPLKLSEDDGSSLDFSGMRVLLRGDREGKAVRIDGKAERLEMNLVGADQAPVKFLLNGFKVTGDLKGTGHDLVYVGNFDMALAETQVTLGNSQDVLVLKGLEQNNRYDAEGEDKLSGRLEYKVADITYAGRAVGSGEMVWSMKSLDIPAMQALIAWYQTRMPDIQQAAAQGEQLPSLDLSPEEQAKVQADVQKMLAAKPQLALENLSFKTANGESRFNLAVDLASPASFDLPADQLGKQIVTRLEGKLSVSKPMVGDLATLQALLDGQTDAQAIAQQSSQAGEMVGMMALQSGMATVEGDNVVTRLDYADGMVDFNGRKMTVEEFAMLLSAHLAALSPQG, encoded by the coding sequence ATGAAGAAATCAGTAGGCATTCTTTCCGGCCTGGCCATTGCCATCGCCCTCGCCACCACCGCCGGCGCCTGGTACACCGGCAAGCAGCTGCCCGTTGAGCTCGAGCGTTCCGTCGCCCAAGGCAACGAGGAATTGAAAAAGGCCATGGCCGGCACTGGCGGCAGCATGACCGTCGAACTGGTCTCGCTGGAGCAGCACTTCTTCACCAGTACCGCCCACTACCGGCTCAAGGCCCAGAATGTCTGGCTCGGCGAAGGCGAGCCGCTGAACTTCGACCTGGGGGTGACCGACCAGATCGAGCATGGCCCGTTCCCTTGGTCGCGGGTCAAGCGCCTGAACCTGGCGCCGGTCATGGCCACCAGCAACAGCCAGCTGGACAAGGATGATTTCACCGCCTCCTGGTTCGCCGCCGCGGGCGATCAGTCGCCGGTGACCGGCCAGGTGAGCCTGGGCTACGACGGCAGCCTGTCCAGCGACATCCGCCTGGCGCCCCTCAAGCTCAGCGAGGATGACGGTAGCAGCCTGGACTTCTCCGGCATGCGTGTGCTGCTGCGGGGCGACCGCGAGGGCAAAGCAGTGCGCATCGATGGCAAGGCCGAGCGCCTGGAAATGAACCTGGTCGGTGCCGACCAGGCGCCGGTCAAGTTCCTGCTCAATGGCTTCAAGGTCACCGGCGACCTCAAGGGCACCGGCCATGACCTGGTGTACGTCGGCAACTTCGACATGGCGTTGGCCGAGACCCAGGTCACCCTGGGCAACAGCCAGGATGTTCTGGTGCTCAAGGGCCTGGAACAGAACAACCGCTACGATGCCGAGGGCGAGGACAAGCTGTCCGGTCGCCTGGAGTACAAGGTCGCCGACATCACCTATGCCGGTCGTGCGGTGGGCAGCGGGGAAATGGTCTGGAGCATGAAATCCCTGGACATCCCGGCCATGCAGGCGCTGATTGCCTGGTACCAGACCCGCATGCCAGACATCCAGCAGGCAGCCGCGCAAGGTGAACAGCTGCCTTCGCTCGACCTGAGCCCCGAGGAGCAGGCCAAGGTCCAGGCCGATGTGCAGAAGATGCTCGCGGCCAAGCCGCAACTGGCCCTGGAGAACCTGTCGTTCAAGACCGCCAATGGCGAGAGCCGCTTCAACCTGGCGGTCGACCTGGCCAGCCCGGCATCCTTCGATCTGCCGGCCGACCAGCTGGGCAAGCAGATCGTCACCCGCCTGGAGGGCAAGCTGTCGGTGTCCAAGCCGATGGTCGGGGACCTGGCGACATTGCAGGCGCTGCTCGATGGGCAGACCGACGCCCAGGCCATTGCCCAGCAGTCCAGCCAGGCCGGGGAAATGGTCGGCATGATGGCGCTGCAGAGCGGCATGGCCACGGTGGAGGGTGACAACGTGGTCACTCGTCTGGACTACGCCGATGGCATGGTCGACTTCAATGGCCGCAAGATGACCGTCGAAGAATTCGCCATGCTCCTGAGCGCCCACCTGGCGGCACTGTCGCCACAAGGCTGA
- a CDS encoding APC family permease, which translates to MQPDHNANGTVQFRKSLRLWQVVIIGLAYLTPMTVFDTFGIVSGITAGHVPSAYILALLGILFTAVSYGTLVRRFPQSGSAYTYTQRAMNPHMGFLVGWASLLDYLLLPMINALLAKLYLSAMFPEVPQWVWVAGFVTLISLINMRSINLVASFNGLFVAVQVVIMAVFAYLCIRGLNQGEGLGTSWTLVPFANDQTQLNTLIAGATVLCFSFLGFDAVTTLSEETRQPEKVIPRAIFLVALIGGAMFIFISFYIQAYFPTMARFHDQEAALPEIALYVGGKLFQSIFLVCTVINTIASGLASQTSVSRLLYVMGRDNVIPQGLFARLHPRYKTPVLNIAVVGLIALSAIFFDLVTATSIINFGALVAFSFVNLSVITHCYLREGLNQGLANKLKYLVLPTIGFCIIARLWLNLDVHSLLFGGVWALAGVLYLAWLTKAFRVSPPSYMAE; encoded by the coding sequence ATGCAGCCTGACCACAACGCCAACGGCACCGTCCAGTTCCGCAAGTCCCTGCGCTTGTGGCAGGTGGTCATCATCGGCCTTGCCTACCTGACCCCGATGACCGTGTTCGACACCTTCGGCATCGTCTCCGGCATCACCGCCGGTCACGTGCCCAGCGCCTATATCCTGGCGCTGCTGGGCATCCTCTTCACTGCGGTGAGCTATGGAACGCTGGTACGCCGTTTCCCACAGTCCGGCTCGGCCTACACCTACACCCAGCGCGCCATGAACCCGCACATGGGCTTTCTGGTGGGCTGGGCCTCGTTGCTGGACTACCTGCTGCTGCCGATGATCAACGCCCTGCTGGCCAAGCTGTACCTCTCGGCCATGTTCCCGGAAGTGCCGCAATGGGTCTGGGTAGCGGGCTTCGTCACCCTGATCAGCCTGATCAACATGCGCAGCATCAACCTGGTGGCAAGCTTCAATGGCCTGTTCGTCGCCGTACAGGTGGTGATCATGGCAGTGTTCGCCTACCTGTGCATTCGCGGCCTGAACCAAGGTGAAGGCCTGGGCACCAGCTGGACACTGGTGCCGTTCGCCAACGACCAGACCCAGCTCAACACCCTGATCGCCGGCGCCACCGTGCTGTGCTTCTCGTTCCTGGGCTTCGACGCGGTCACCACGCTTTCAGAAGAAACCCGCCAGCCGGAAAAGGTCATCCCCCGCGCGATCTTCCTGGTCGCCTTGATCGGCGGCGCGATGTTCATCTTCATCTCGTTCTACATCCAGGCCTATTTCCCGACCATGGCACGCTTCCACGACCAGGAAGCCGCCCTACCGGAAATCGCCCTGTATGTCGGCGGCAAGCTGTTCCAGTCGATCTTCCTGGTGTGCACCGTGATCAACACCATTGCCTCGGGCCTGGCGTCGCAGACCAGCGTCTCGCGCCTGCTGTACGTGATGGGCCGCGACAATGTGATCCCCCAAGGCCTGTTCGCTCGCCTGCACCCCCGCTACAAGACGCCGGTGCTGAACATCGCCGTGGTCGGCCTGATCGCGCTGTCGGCGATCTTCTTCGACCTGGTGACTGCCACTTCGATCATCAACTTCGGTGCACTGGTGGCCTTCAGCTTCGTCAACCTCTCGGTGATCACCCATTGCTACTTGCGAGAAGGCCTGAACCAAGGCCTGGCGAACAAGCTCAAGTACCTGGTACTGCCCACCATCGGCTTTTGCATCATCGCCAGGCTCTGGCTGAATCTGGACGTACACTCGTTGCTGTTCGGCGGCGTCTGGGCGCTGGCCGGCGTGCTATACCTTGCCTGGTTGACCAAGGCATTCCGGGTATCGCCACCGAGCTACATGGCCGAATGA
- a CDS encoding M48 family metalloprotease, which produces MNLLRPTLLTLACLMALPGHADDLPSLGDASSAIVSPQQEHQLGRAWLSLLRGQVNQLNDPQLKDYVETSVYKLAETSQLQDRRLEFILIDSRELNAFAAPGGIVGVNGGLFLNAQTEGEYASVLAHELAHLSQRHFARGVEAQQRMQLPMMAALLAGIVLAAGGGGDAGIGVIAGTQAAAIQEQRRFSRQNEQEADRIGIQNLEKAGYDPRNMPTMFERLARQYRYDAKPPEFLLTHPVTESRIADTRNRAEQAPKGGVEDSARYQLIRARVALIYEGTPGLAAKRFRAQLDEDPKLDAARYGLAIAQIKGGQLNEARANLQPLLAKAPNDITYNLAQVDLDITNNRLADAQQRVERLRALYPSNYPLQQVRADLLIKQNRPAEAEKVLDDLIKRRPYDPDVWYDVAEVRGLSGNTIGLHRARAEYFTLVGDFDQAIQQLDYAKRRAGSNFPLASQIDQRQREILEQQRMVKEMMGR; this is translated from the coding sequence ATGAATCTACTGCGCCCTACCCTGTTGACGCTGGCCTGCCTGATGGCCCTACCCGGCCACGCCGACGACCTGCCGTCATTGGGTGACGCCAGTTCGGCGATCGTCTCGCCCCAGCAGGAGCACCAACTGGGCCGGGCTTGGCTGAGCCTGCTGCGCGGTCAGGTCAACCAGCTCAACGACCCGCAGCTCAAGGACTACGTCGAGACCAGCGTGTACAAGCTGGCCGAGACCAGCCAGCTGCAGGACCGGCGCCTGGAATTCATCCTGATCGACAGCCGCGAGCTCAACGCCTTCGCGGCGCCAGGCGGGATCGTCGGGGTCAACGGCGGCCTGTTCCTCAACGCCCAGACCGAAGGCGAATACGCCTCGGTGCTGGCCCACGAACTGGCGCACTTGTCCCAGCGCCACTTCGCCCGCGGCGTCGAGGCCCAGCAGCGCATGCAATTGCCGATGATGGCAGCGCTGCTGGCCGGTATCGTGCTGGCGGCAGGCGGCGGTGGCGATGCCGGCATCGGCGTGATCGCCGGCACCCAGGCCGCGGCCATCCAGGAGCAGCGTCGCTTCTCCCGGCAGAACGAACAGGAAGCCGACCGCATCGGCATCCAGAACCTGGAAAAGGCCGGCTACGACCCGCGCAACATGCCCACCATGTTCGAGCGCCTGGCCCGCCAGTACCGCTACGACGCCAAGCCTCCGGAATTCCTGCTCACTCACCCGGTGACCGAGTCGCGTATCGCCGACACTCGCAACCGTGCCGAGCAGGCCCCCAAGGGCGGCGTGGAGGACAGTGCACGCTACCAGCTGATCCGCGCCCGTGTCGCGTTGATCTATGAAGGCACGCCAGGCCTTGCCGCCAAGCGCTTCCGCGCCCAGCTCGACGAAGACCCGAAACTCGACGCCGCGCGCTATGGCCTGGCCATCGCGCAGATCAAGGGCGGCCAGCTCAACGAAGCGCGGGCCAACCTGCAGCCGTTGCTGGCCAAGGCGCCGAACGACATCACCTACAACCTGGCCCAGGTCGACCTGGACATCACCAACAACCGCCTGGCCGATGCCCAGCAGCGGGTCGAACGCCTGCGTGCGCTGTACCCGAGCAACTACCCGCTGCAACAGGTCCGCGCCGACCTGCTGATCAAGCAGAACCGCCCAGCCGAAGCGGAGAAGGTACTGGACGACCTGATCAAGCGCCGCCCCTACGACCCGGACGTGTGGTACGACGTGGCCGAAGTGCGCGGGTTGTCGGGCAACACCATCGGCCTGCACCGGGCCCGCGCCGAGTATTTCACCCTGGTGGGCGATTTCGACCAGGCCATCCAGCAGCTGGACTACGCCAAGCGCCGTGCGGGCAGCAATTTCCCGCTGGCATCGCAGATCGACCAGCGCCAGCGGGAGATCCTGGAGCAACAGCGGATGGTCAAGGAGATGATGGGGCGCTAG
- the nadA gene encoding quinolinate synthase NadA, producing the protein MTQISERLLVQAHLDAKQPNPLTPQQEAEYRAAIAAELKAQNAVLVAHYYCDPVIQALAEETGGCVSDSLEMARFGKNHPASTVVVAGVRFMGETAKILTPEKRVLMPTLEATCSLDLGCPVEEFSAFCDQHPERTVVVYANTSAAVKARADWVVTSSCALEIVESLMDNGETIIWGPDQHLGRYIQKQTGADMLLWDGACIVHEEFKSRQLADMKALYPDAAVLVHPESPESVIELADAVGSTSQLIKAAQALPNKTFIVATDRGIFYKMQQLCPDKEFVEAPTAGNGAACRSCAHCPWMAMNTLERTLDCLRKGSNEIFVDPALVPKAIKPLNRMLDFTQAARLKLSGNA; encoded by the coding sequence ATGACCCAGATTTCCGAACGCCTGTTGGTTCAAGCCCATCTTGATGCCAAGCAGCCCAACCCGCTGACGCCGCAGCAGGAGGCCGAATACCGTGCGGCCATCGCGGCCGAGCTCAAGGCCCAGAACGCCGTTCTGGTCGCCCACTACTACTGCGACCCGGTGATCCAGGCGCTGGCCGAGGAGACCGGTGGCTGCGTATCCGACTCCCTGGAAATGGCCCGCTTCGGCAAGAACCACCCCGCCAGTACGGTGGTGGTGGCCGGTGTGCGCTTCATGGGCGAGACGGCGAAGATCCTCACGCCGGAAAAGCGCGTGCTGATGCCGACCCTGGAAGCCACCTGTTCCCTCGACCTGGGGTGCCCGGTGGAGGAATTTTCGGCGTTCTGCGACCAGCACCCCGAGCGCACCGTGGTGGTCTACGCCAATACTTCGGCGGCAGTGAAGGCGCGGGCCGACTGGGTCGTCACCTCTAGCTGCGCCCTGGAAATCGTCGAAAGCCTGATGGACAACGGCGAGACCATCATCTGGGGCCCGGACCAGCACCTGGGCCGCTATATCCAGAAGCAGACCGGTGCCGACATGCTGCTGTGGGATGGTGCCTGCATCGTCCACGAGGAGTTCAAGTCGCGCCAGCTGGCCGATATGAAGGCGCTGTACCCCGATGCGGCCGTCCTGGTCCATCCGGAGTCGCCGGAGTCGGTGATCGAGCTGGCCGATGCGGTGGGTTCCACCAGCCAGTTGATCAAGGCCGCCCAGGCACTGCCGAACAAGACCTTCATCGTCGCCACCGACCGGGGCATCTTCTACAAGATGCAGCAGCTGTGCCCGGACAAGGAGTTCGTCGAAGCGCCCACCGCCGGCAATGGTGCGGCGTGCCGCAGCTGTGCGCACTGCCCGTGGATGGCGATGAACACCCTCGAGCGCACCCTCGACTGCCTGCGCAAGGGCAGCAACGAGATCTTCGTCGACCCGGCGCTGGTGCCCAAGGCGATCAAGCCGCTCAACCGCATGCTCGATTTCACCCAGGCTGCGCGGTTGAAGCTGTCCGGTAACGCCTGA
- a CDS encoding AI-2E family transporter, with protein sequence MFKVLRDWMQRYFSDEEAVVLAVLLFLAFTVVLTLGGMLAPVLAGMVLAFLMQGLVNALERLHVPTRLAVWVVFALFMGALAVFMLVLVPLLWHQLITLFNELPGMLGKWQSLLLLLPERYPHLVSDEQVLRAIESVRGEIGKFGQWALTFSLSSLPLLVNAMIYLVLVPILVFFFLKDRELIARWVSGYLPRQRTLLNRVGDEMNRQIANYIRGKGIEILICGIATYIAFISLGLNYAALLALLVGLSVVVPYVGAVVVTVPVTLIALFQWGWGDQFIYLMAVYAIIQALDGNVLVPLLFSEAVSLHPVAIICAVLLFGGLWGFWGIFFAIPLATLFKAVLDAWPRQEPSVSPML encoded by the coding sequence ATGTTCAAAGTGCTTCGCGACTGGATGCAGCGCTACTTCTCAGATGAGGAGGCGGTGGTGCTGGCGGTCCTGCTGTTCCTGGCCTTCACCGTGGTGCTGACCTTGGGCGGGATGCTCGCGCCGGTATTGGCCGGCATGGTCCTGGCCTTCCTCATGCAGGGTCTGGTCAATGCGCTGGAGCGCCTGCACGTGCCGACCCGGCTGGCCGTGTGGGTGGTGTTCGCGCTGTTCATGGGCGCCCTGGCGGTGTTCATGCTGGTGCTGGTGCCGCTGCTCTGGCACCAGTTGATCACGTTGTTCAACGAGCTGCCGGGCATGCTGGGCAAGTGGCAGTCGCTGTTGCTGTTGTTGCCCGAGCGCTACCCGCACCTGGTATCGGACGAGCAGGTGCTACGCGCCATCGAGTCGGTGCGCGGCGAGATCGGCAAGTTCGGCCAATGGGCGCTGACCTTCTCCCTGTCGAGCCTGCCACTGCTGGTCAACGCCATGATCTACCTGGTGCTGGTGCCGATCCTGGTGTTCTTCTTCCTCAAGGACCGTGAGCTCATCGCCCGTTGGGTCAGCGGTTACCTGCCGCGCCAGCGCACCCTGCTGAACCGGGTGGGCGACGAGATGAACCGGCAGATCGCCAACTACATCCGCGGCAAGGGCATCGAGATCCTGATCTGCGGCATCGCCACCTACATCGCCTTCATCAGCCTGGGGCTCAACTATGCGGCGCTGTTGGCCTTGTTGGTGGGGTTGTCGGTGGTGGTGCCCTATGTCGGGGCGGTGGTGGTGACCGTGCCGGTGACCTTGATCGCGCTGTTCCAATGGGGCTGGGGCGACCAGTTCATCTACCTGATGGCCGTGTACGCGATCATCCAGGCGCTCGATGGCAATGTGCTGGTGCCGTTGCTGTTCTCCGAGGCGGTCAGCCTGCACCCGGTGGCGATCATCTGTGCGGTACTGCTGTTCGGCGGCCTGTGGGGGTTCTGGGGGATCTTCTTCGCCATTCCGCTGGCGACGCTGTTCAAGGCGGTGCTGGATGCGTGGCCGAGGCAGGAGCCTAGCGTTTCACCGATGCTTTGA
- a CDS encoding phosphoethanolamine transferase CptA — MASTTPTTRKGIDWAGLGWLLLFFWYFSGVTQALLMLSGTTGFSGFRDSLFLSTLWFAPVLLLPRHTRTLSAVIGIVLWAASLVGLSYFGIYRQEFSQSVIFVMFESNTAEAGEYFSQYFSVGLCLALLLYTVVAVLLWKRVRPVTLPLRSRAPLVILLLAANLVYPFYKQMVTQERNFTDALEKVQLRMEPAVPWQLLVGYQQYRQQLDNMQKLLEQNASLPPLQGLKDSSGDAPRTLVLVLGESTTREHMHLYGYGRPTTPNLDALAGKDKQLTVFRNVVSPRPYTIEVMQQILTFGDQKNPDRFLTDPSLINLMKQAGYKTFWITNQQTMTKRNTMLTTFSQQTDVPVYLNNQRNQNASQYDEVVLAPFEKALQDPAQKKFIIVHLLGTHMDYRYRYPDSYERFKDSQGVPAGLSPSQVETYNFYDNAVLYNDHVVSSLIQRYSASTPNGFLLYLSDHGEDVYSSGDHDRLGRNENAPTRPMYTIPFLLWTSPSWQTEHPRDLQAMTDRPYSSSHLIHTLSDLAGLSYDRFEPAKSLVSPQFLVAPRWIGDPYRKDGLREFDQLPQDKPAHEQKAAITSRAQPHEG, encoded by the coding sequence GTGGCAAGCACTACCCCAACAACGCGAAAAGGCATCGACTGGGCCGGCCTGGGCTGGCTCCTGCTGTTCTTCTGGTATTTCTCTGGTGTCACCCAGGCGCTGCTGATGCTCAGCGGCACCACCGGGTTTTCCGGCTTCCGAGACTCGCTTTTCCTCAGCACCCTGTGGTTCGCCCCGGTATTGCTGCTGCCGCGCCACACCCGCACCTTGAGCGCGGTGATCGGCATTGTGCTCTGGGCCGCCTCGCTGGTGGGCCTGAGCTACTTCGGCATCTACCGCCAGGAGTTCTCGCAGAGCGTGATCTTCGTGATGTTCGAGTCGAACACCGCCGAAGCCGGTGAATATTTCAGCCAGTACTTCAGTGTCGGGCTGTGCCTGGCGCTACTGCTCTATACCGTAGTGGCGGTGCTGCTGTGGAAGCGCGTGCGCCCGGTCACCCTGCCCCTGCGCAGCCGTGCGCCGCTGGTGATCTTGCTGCTGGCGGCGAACCTGGTCTACCCCTTCTATAAACAAATGGTGACCCAGGAGCGCAACTTCACCGACGCACTGGAAAAGGTCCAGCTACGCATGGAGCCCGCGGTGCCCTGGCAATTGCTGGTCGGCTACCAGCAATACCGCCAGCAGCTGGACAACATGCAGAAGCTGCTCGAGCAGAACGCTTCGCTGCCCCCCCTGCAGGGCCTGAAGGACAGCAGCGGCGACGCGCCGCGCACCTTGGTGCTGGTGCTGGGCGAATCGACCACCCGTGAACACATGCACCTGTACGGCTACGGCCGGCCGACCACACCCAACCTCGACGCCCTGGCCGGCAAGGACAAGCAACTGACGGTGTTCCGCAACGTGGTGTCGCCACGGCCCTATACCATCGAAGTGATGCAGCAGATCCTGACCTTCGGCGACCAGAAGAACCCGGATCGCTTCCTGACCGACCCTTCGCTGATCAACCTGATGAAACAGGCGGGCTACAAAACCTTCTGGATCACCAACCAACAGACGATGACCAAGCGCAACACCATGCTGACCACCTTCTCCCAGCAGACGGATGTGCCGGTATACCTGAACAACCAGCGTAACCAGAACGCCAGCCAGTATGACGAAGTGGTGCTCGCGCCGTTCGAAAAGGCACTGCAGGACCCGGCGCAGAAGAAGTTCATCATTGTCCACCTGTTGGGCACTCACATGGACTACCGTTACCGTTACCCGGATAGCTACGAACGCTTCAAGGACAGCCAAGGCGTGCCTGCTGGCTTGTCCCCCAGCCAGGTGGAAACCTACAACTTCTACGACAATGCCGTGCTGTACAACGACCACGTGGTCTCCAGCCTGATCCAGCGCTACTCGGCGTCGACGCCCAATGGGTTCCTGCTGTACCTCTCCGACCATGGTGAAGACGTCTACAGCTCCGGCGACCACGATCGCCTGGGCCGCAACGAGAACGCGCCGACCCGGCCGATGTACACCATCCCGTTCCTGCTATGGACCTCGCCAAGCTGGCAAACCGAGCACCCTCGCGACCTGCAGGCGATGACCGATCGGCCCTACAGCAGCTCGCACCTGATCCATACCCTGTCCGACCTCGCCGGGCTCAGCTATGACCGTTTCGAGCCGGCCAAGAGCCTGGTGAGCCCGCAGTTCCTGGTGGCGCCGCGCTGGATCGGCGACCCGTACCGCAAGGACGGCCTGCGCGAGTTCGACCAGCTGCCGCAGGACAAGCCCGCGCACGAGCAGAAAGCCGCCATCACCAGCCGCGCCCAGCCCCACGAAGGCTGA
- a CDS encoding sulfurtransferase TusA family protein: MIDTPTCDAELDASGLNCPLPLLKAKMELNRLASGAVLKVIATDAGSQRDFRTFAQLAGHTLLRETAEAGVYTYWLRKA, encoded by the coding sequence ATGATTGACACCCCGACCTGCGACGCCGAGCTGGACGCCAGTGGGCTGAACTGCCCGTTGCCGCTGCTCAAGGCGAAGATGGAACTCAACCGCCTGGCCAGCGGCGCGGTGCTCAAGGTGATCGCCACCGATGCCGGTTCCCAGCGCGACTTCCGCACGTTTGCCCAGCTCGCCGGTCATACACTGCTTCGTGAAACCGCTGAGGCCGGCGTTTATACCTACTGGCTGCGCAAGGCCTGA